tgaactcatgtgggaagagttttgatgaaaaaaaattgttttaagaattttttttgcaacggAAATGAAAACATACTGCCCAAACATTTCTAAAAAAGGGATTGCAAAGCTGATgtgtgaaatcatactcaaaattaaagaagaaatcaacacttgcagttctgaaactatgaaaagtcggcagggtcgacgaatgaagaataTGCCGACTACATCTGGCcggcaaggtctacggatgactaacatgccgactatatccgGCCCGCAAGGtcggtgaatgaagaagatgccgactttattatttttgacacacaggagactgtTGTAAATGTTCCACTAGTCGacatcttattgattttttacctTGCCGCCTACCTTATagccggcaaggtcgacaaaaaataccttatcgactataggatttttgacatactgataaaggtgttacaaatgcataattagtcggcaaggttttaatttcataaccttgccgactaaactatagtcggcaaggttcaAATTTTCAAGttcttagtcggcaaggtataaggatgaataccgtgccgaccctgtaaatattactttcagaaacaaaactctTTGAAAAGTTGGCATGTTATTCAtcttataaccttgccgactaaaaaataaatatgaaaagtcggcatgttaTTCATCCTATAAGCTTGCccactaaaaataaatatgaaaagtcggcatgctcgACAAACAAATACCATGCCGATTGTGTAACTACAGTTCAacaatttcaaattttctgatctaatttgtcattcaaataacaaaacaaagtaGTAGAAAGAGTTTGAAAGGATTAATcgacaataaaaaaaatcataatcaacgatattttttcatttgaaaacGATGAAATATAGAGTACGAGAAAGAAATTGATCATTAGATTGatgatgaaggagaaggaaatAAATTAACAAGGTATTAATAAGGTTTTGATCTAAAACCCAAAAAGGGTGGTTTTGGTTATTATTAGGAGAAGGGTAGTTAGGTAACTTTAGACATATTAGACACCCTTTAACCTTCTATGATGGTTGGGAACAAAATGGGTATactcaattaatctgggtataccccaatttggccaggATAAAAAAATCATTTGGTAAATATTTCCCATGCTTTCTGAAAAACTATCTCGAGGAAAAAAAACAcatgccaagaatcagaaaaagaaaaaaccgcTTCAACTTCTGTCATTAGCCAcactagaaaaagaaaaaaccatcaACTGTAGTATTTTCCTATCATGTATAATTCTTTCATCAAGGGATTGAAAAGCTCACACGAAGGATTAGCTTAGCTATTCAAGTGTTGTAGCCCGACCGAGCAAACTTTAAATTGAACATCTTCTATTGGTAGTCGATCAGTTGGGAAAGGGCAACTAACCATCTTTTTCAATCCCTGATCAGGCAATAATGCACAAGGCTCAGGGCTCACGTCACTTGTAACTCCTTCAATATCAGTACAGTTCCATTGCAGTTTCTTCGGTTTAGGTGACAATGTAACCTTCACATTAGAAATGCATATTCCAGTGAAAGGATCATCCTTAATTCCAGCTAAATTTGCTGTCATTGTAACATTCGTCGCATTACTATTACTAAAGTAGATATCTTTAATCACTGGGAGTGCTTTAGGATCATAACCTGTATCAGCATGCTGACCATAAGATCCTGCCATCCAAAATACATACTTCATTGTTTCCATATTCATCCTTCTTAAGTAGATATCTTTTATAAAACCACCTCTGCCAGGTGCAGTTTTAATCCTAATTCCTGCTTGTGAATTTATAGCAATTATGTCTTCCATTCTAATGTCTTGGATCCCACCAGACATCTCGCTACCTAGGGCAACTACAGCACTGTCAGGAGAAATGCAAGTGAGTCTTCTGATTATCACGTGTTGTGTCGGCATCCCTACTGCAATCCCATATTGGTCCCAACCACTTTTTAATGCAACACAGTCGTCTCCCGAGACTATATAACAGTCTTCAATTCGTACGTTAGTGCATGAATCTAGAGACAAGAGAACAAGGATTAGCTCTCAAGTGAGGTGAGACATCAATGGGGTTATCAAATATGTATGTAGATTAACTAAACCTGGATTGATCCCATCGGTGTTTGGAGAAATCGGATCTACAGGAGCAGTGATAGTAAGGCCTTGAATGATGATGTTGCTGCATTTTCATTAAGGAGGAGAAAATGGTTACAGAGCACAAAACATGTAAGTTGAAAACATGGTGAGAAGTGGGAACAGCGTGTCTGTGACGAACCTGCTGTAAATTGGATGAACAAACCATGATGGAGAGTCAATCAGTGTGAGGTTTGATATCTGAATCTGATCTGAGTACATCAACTCAATCATGTAAGGCCTGGTTTTGTCAAGTTTTTCCTTCTTAAATTTGTCCCACCAGACAGCACCTTGTCCGTTTATCGTTCCGTTATCACCTGAAATTTTTTACATTCTCTTATTTGGTTGAGTTATTATATTGGAAGGAGAATTGGTTTAGCAACTTCAGTTCCTGATTTTGTATATTTCAGACCAGCTGAGTTGAGGAAGTTATATGATGAAAACTTTGAGAAGTTTACTAGATGTACCTGTAATGACGACATCAGTGAGGTTTGTTCCGAAGATGAGGCTGCTATACCTTCCAGCAGGTGCATCCCTTCCTCTCCCATATGATGGTAGAGGCGGCAGAGCTGCCCATTCACTCTCCTCCTGTGTTTCGAAAGATGGTCACTCAAAGTGAAGCATCCAATATCTAAATCATTGTTGTTTTTTCCAGGTCTATGTCTTAATTGCTCAAGGCCAGTGTAGAGTTATCTGAATCACTTATGTAGATTGTGCCTCTTGGTAAAGATGATGGTAATTGCTCTCTAATAATCACTCTAGTGTCTGAACATGAACAGGGGTCTGAAttactattatttatttttttatgtttggcATGAAAGTGTTTCAAGTAGGGTGACAAGACATAAACATCATCTGAAGacacagagaaagaaaagaaTTGGCAGCTTTGAATTTTCTATGATACTCTAAATTACAGCTCAATCTTTTTCCTATGATACTCAATCTTTCACCTTCAACCAAAGAGGTAAAGTATTCAAGGATGGATGCATCCTTGTGGAAGTAACCAGTGAAATTACTTGTTTTAATGGATCAAAAGATCGAAACCTAGCAATCTTTGCATATATAGGCCTGTTTTCTGGCTTTATGATGCCATGACCATCCCTGCCAAGGAGGTCCTGGCCTAATTACGATTCTTCAGACGTTCTAATTCTTCTTAATTGGATGTAAAATTAATACTGAAAGagaaattgagaaaaaaaaaatcagacctCAGATCCAAGAATTATTGCGTCTCTGTGGAGGTAAAGAGTGAAATAACTTGTGAGATTGAAACTTCCTGTGAGCCATTTCCCAGGTGGTACAATGAGTAATCCACCACCATCTGTTCCAAATTCACTTAGATGATCAATCGCTGCTTTGAACGCTTTGGTGTTGGACGTTATTCCATCGCCAACACCTCCGAAATCCGTTAAAGACACGGTATGCTTTCTACAGCTTGTGGCCAAGTAATCAAAAGAATTATCAGCATAGTTTATCTTTTGAGAATGAGCTCCATTAAAGGTCAGTAGTCCCAACAAAACGATAACATAGACCCCATCCATCACCTGTATAATATGTTATCAAAGTAAATAAATTATAAATAAGTAACCAAAAATGATCAAATTATAAGAAAGGAATATTTTAAATTAAATATATAAAGAATTGCTTGAAACGTAAGGGATGAATCTGATTACTTGGAGTCTTGGTAAATTATTATTTCTTCTGATAAACTCCATCGGTTCGC
This DNA window, taken from Papaver somniferum cultivar HN1 chromosome 3, ASM357369v1, whole genome shotgun sequence, encodes the following:
- the LOC113358374 gene encoding probable polygalacturonase, whose protein sequence is MEFIRRNNNLPRLQVMDGVYVIVLLGLLTFNGAHSQKINYADNSFDYLATSCRKHTVSLTDFGGVGDGITSNTKAFKAAIDHLSEFGTDGGGLLIVPPGKWLTGSFNLTSYFTLYLHRDAIILGSEEESEWAALPPLPSYGRGRDAPAGRYSSLIFGTNLTDVVITGDNGTINGQGAVWWDKFKKEKLDKTRPYMIELMYSDQIQISNLTLIDSPSWFVHPIYSSNIIIQGLTITAPVDPISPNTDGINPDSCTNVRIEDCYIVSGDDCVALKSGWDQYGIAVGMPTQHVIIRRLTCISPDSAVVALGSEMSGGIQDIRMEDIIAINSQAGIRIKTAPGRGGFIKDIYLRRMNMETMKYVFWMAGSYGQHADTGYDPKALPVIKDIYFSNSNATNVTMTANLAGIKDDPFTGICISNVKVTLSPKPKKLQWNCTDIEGVTSDVSPEPCALLPDQGLKKMVSCPFPTDRLPIEDVQFKVCSVGLQHLNS